A genomic segment from Salvelinus alpinus chromosome 8, SLU_Salpinus.1, whole genome shotgun sequence encodes:
- the LOC139583123 gene encoding zinc finger protein 79-like, with translation MRSLTYSPLAEEDEVCWTEKEVLGLNIVVKEEEEEDVTVKKDVEGEAVTVKEEEKDVSVREEEDSFRVKEEEAVTVKEEEAEKEGDAVFRGKEEEDVTVKEEEEDVTVKEEAEAQEKITVTSKEEEEATRDLINNRERPDSPSDSRKSRSGEPDLETSKPAGRHQCSQCGKSFTQLGSLKTHKRIHTEEKPYHCSLCGNSFRWLGSVERHERTHTGEKPFQCSHCGKSCTQLGSLKEHERIHTGEKPYQCSHCGKHFAQLGNLNQHERTHTGKKMHHCSHCRKRFTRLRYLKEHERIHTNTQEEKTYHCSHCGKTFSQSEDLKTHERIERLCSDLCF, from the exons ATGAGGTCACTAACCTACTCCCCTCTTGCTGAAGAAGATGAGGTCTGCTGGACAGAGAAAGAAgttctggggctgaacattgttgtgaaagaggaggaagaggaggatgtcacagtaaaaaaagatgtagagggtgaggctgttacagtgaaagaagaagagaaagacgtttcagtgagagaagaggaagattcgttcagagtgaaagaggaggaggctgttacagtaaaagaagaggaggcagagaaagagggggatgcAGTTttcagagggaaagaggaggaagatgttacagtaaaggaggaggaggaagatgttacagtaaaagaagaagCGGAGGCACAGGAGAAGATAACTGTCACAtcgaaggaggaggaggaggcgacTAGGGATCTTATTAACAACA gagagagaccagactctcCTTCTGACAGCAGGAAGAGTCGTTCAGGGGAACCAGACCTTGAGACATCCAAACCAGCAGGACGACAtcaatgctcccagtgtggaaagagttttactcagttagggagcctgaaaacacacaagagaatacacacagaagagaagccttaccactgctccttgTGCGGAAATAGTTTCCGGTGGTTAGGGAGCGTGGAAaggcatgagaggacacacacaggagaaaagcctttccaatgttCCCATTGTGGAAAGAGTTGTACCCAGTTAGGGAGCCTGAAggagcatgagagaatacacacaggagaaaagccttaccaatGTTCCCATTGTGGAAAGCATTTTGCCCAGTTAGGAAACCTGAACcagcatgagaggacacacacaggaaaaaagATGCACCACTGCTCCCACTGTCGAAAGAGATTTACCCGGTTAAGGTACCTGAAAGAGCATGAAAgaatacatacaaatacacaggaggagaagacataccactgctctcattgtggaaagacattttcccagtcagaggacctgaaaacacatgagagaatagagaggctgtgttctgacttgtgtttttga